A region of Chlamydia crocodili DNA encodes the following proteins:
- a CDS encoding methionine ABC transporter ATP-binding protein yields the protein MFEKDSPIIYVKNLNKEIGNHRILNDISFSVYPGEIFGIIGHSGSGKSTLLRCLDFLIAPTSGSISIAGFHNLNSNKRNSRLIFAKHVAYISQSYGLFLAKTVFENIAYPLKIRYPDMTKSLIEEKVDDALHFLNLYEKKHAYPSRLSGGQKQKVAIAIAIVSDPVVLLCDEITSALDPRSTEDVTDKLLQLNEERGITQVFVSHEIEVVKKICCQTLVMHKGAIEELGPTEKLFLSPSSLVTEELFHMNSIAKGIYDHKENEEILRLGFPKGLAVQGMISQLIQHGEIAINILSGDINLFRKVPLGFLIVALSGNREQREQAKEALIEKGVIIQQFQKSR from the coding sequence ATGTTTGAGAAAGATTCTCCTATCATTTATGTAAAAAATTTGAATAAAGAAATAGGGAATCATCGTATTTTAAATGATATTTCTTTCTCTGTTTATCCAGGTGAAATTTTCGGAATCATTGGACATAGTGGTTCTGGAAAAAGTACATTATTGCGTTGTCTAGATTTCCTTATCGCACCAACTTCAGGATCTATCTCCATCGCGGGATTTCACAATCTTAATTCAAATAAAAGAAACTCTCGCCTAATCTTTGCTAAGCATGTTGCTTATATTTCTCAAAGCTACGGACTTTTTCTAGCGAAAACGGTCTTTGAAAATATAGCTTATCCTTTGAAAATTCGTTACCCCGATATGACAAAATCTCTAATTGAAGAGAAAGTAGACGATGCTTTGCATTTCTTAAATCTGTATGAAAAGAAACATGCATACCCTAGTAGATTAAGTGGGGGACAGAAACAAAAGGTTGCTATCGCTATAGCTATTGTATCCGATCCTGTTGTTTTGCTTTGTGATGAAATTACCTCAGCTTTAGATCCAAGGTCAACAGAAGATGTTACTGATAAACTACTACAGTTAAATGAGGAAAGGGGGATTACTCAAGTTTTTGTTTCTCATGAAATTGAGGTGGTTAAAAAAATCTGTTGTCAAACTTTAGTTATGCACAAAGGTGCTATTGAAGAATTAGGCCCTACAGAAAAACTTTTTTTAAGTCCTAGTAGCTTGGTTACCGAAGAACTTTTTCATATGAATTCAATCGCTAAAGGAATTTACGATCATAAAGAGAATGAGGAAATTCTAAGACTAGGTTTCCCAAAAGGTTTAGCAGTTCAAGGAATGATCAGTCAACTGATTCAGCACGGAGAGATAGCTATTAATATTCTTTCTGGAGATATCAATCTCTTCCGTAAGGTCCCTTTGGGTTTCCTCATCGTGGCTTTATCTGGAAATAGAGAACAAAGAGAGCAAGCAAAAGAAGCTCTTATAGAGAAGGGAGTTATTATACAACAATTCCAAAAGTCAAGATAG
- a CDS encoding ABC transporter permease subunit, producing MQIDMIYLLIKETGSTLYMVAASFFFSSILGGLVGLGLFITAPYGLKPMRSIYSATSVVLSFLTAIPFAILIVILFPVTRWIVGTSLGATASIVPLTLGALPLVSSFISDALRTGALTCVEPSIALGIPKVKIVKDILFPEIFPQLIFSLKSLIVHLIACSTFAGFVGGGGLGQILLQYGYYRFDFSITLSVLVITLFFIEGIRILGDTWGRRILRRRGVL from the coding sequence ATGCAAATAGATATGATCTATCTGTTGATTAAAGAAACAGGAAGTACCCTATATATGGTGGCCGCGTCTTTCTTCTTCTCATCAATTTTAGGCGGGCTTGTAGGATTAGGACTTTTTATAACAGCTCCCTATGGATTAAAACCAATGAGGAGTATCTATTCAGCAACTTCCGTTGTATTAAGTTTCCTCACAGCTATTCCTTTTGCCATCTTAATTGTTATCCTGTTCCCGGTAACGCGATGGATAGTAGGAACATCTTTAGGAGCAACAGCGTCGATAGTCCCTCTAACTTTGGGAGCTTTACCTCTAGTGTCTTCTTTCATATCGGATGCGTTGCGTACAGGAGCATTGACGTGTGTTGAACCGTCTATTGCTTTAGGGATACCTAAAGTAAAGATAGTAAAAGATATTCTTTTCCCAGAAATTTTTCCCCAGCTGATCTTTTCATTAAAATCATTAATTGTGCACCTGATCGCTTGTTCTACCTTTGCTGGATTCGTTGGAGGCGGAGGATTAGGACAGATTTTATTGCAATATGGTTACTATCGTTTTGACTTTTCCATAACTTTATCTGTGTTGGTTATTACTCTGTTTTTTATTGAAGGTATCCGGATTTTGGGAGATACTTGGGGCCGACGTATATTAAGACGTCGGGGGGTTTTATGA
- a CDS encoding MetQ/NlpA family ABC transporter substrate-binding protein, with product MKKIKLLALVALLFSLTGCNKNSEEILRIAASPTPHAELLYSLQKEAKSLGLYLKILPVDDYRVPNRLLLDKQIEANYFQHEDFLKDECSRYHCEGKLVVLAKVHLEPMGLYSNKIQSLEELKNKKQLRIAVPVDRTNEQRALDLLRDCGLIAYNEVSHLDMTAKDVCSCGDRKVVIIEIAAPLLVSSLPDVDAAVIPGNFAIAAGFYPHKNSLFLEDVRTSKYTNVVVVRAEDVNDSRMQKLRQLFESDSVKDFFDTKYKESFLLQ from the coding sequence ATGAAAAAAATAAAATTATTAGCGCTAGTTGCTTTGCTATTCTCTTTAACTGGATGTAATAAAAATTCTGAAGAGATTTTGCGCATCGCTGCAAGCCCTACACCGCATGCCGAGCTTCTTTACAGCTTGCAAAAAGAAGCAAAATCCTTGGGATTATATCTCAAAATACTTCCTGTAGACGATTACCGTGTGCCTAATCGTCTGCTTTTAGATAAACAAATAGAGGCTAATTACTTTCAACATGAAGATTTTTTAAAAGATGAATGTTCGCGTTATCATTGTGAAGGAAAGCTTGTTGTTTTAGCTAAAGTGCACTTAGAACCTATGGGTTTATATTCTAATAAAATTCAGTCTCTTGAAGAACTTAAAAATAAAAAGCAGTTACGCATAGCTGTTCCTGTAGATAGAACAAATGAACAACGTGCTCTCGATCTATTGCGAGATTGTGGTTTAATTGCTTATAACGAAGTTTCTCATCTAGATATGACTGCGAAAGATGTTTGTAGTTGTGGGGATAGAAAAGTTGTTATTATAGAGATAGCAGCACCTTTATTAGTATCTTCCCTACCTGATGTAGATGCTGCTGTTATTCCTGGAAATTTTGCTATTGCTGCAGGATTTTATCCCCATAAAAATAGTCTTTTCTTAGAAGATGTGCGTACATCTAAATATACTAATGTTGTTGTTGTGCGTGCTGAAGACGTAAATGACTCACGAATGCAAAAACTACGTCAATTATTTGAGAGTGATTCTGTGAAAGACTTCTTTGACACAAAATACAAAGAAAGTTTTTTACTCCAATGA
- a CDS encoding DciA family protein has translation MFPFFKNRELHKTKTSKKTASTIKHAKHYLNGYLKKIEHIVAANPKEVIEAWNEMLGTKYNGMFQALGFKDHILLVKIYNSSLYASLKQTHQSSLIARLHQVVPHAKIKEIQFLLG, from the coding sequence ATGTTTCCTTTCTTTAAAAATCGAGAGTTGCACAAAACGAAAACTTCTAAAAAAACAGCTTCTACAATTAAGCATGCAAAGCATTACTTAAATGGGTATTTAAAGAAGATAGAGCACATTGTTGCTGCCAACCCTAAAGAAGTAATAGAAGCATGGAATGAAATGTTAGGAACCAAGTATAATGGAATGTTCCAAGCTTTAGGATTTAAGGATCATATTCTATTGGTAAAGATTTACAATTCTTCTTTATACGCTTCGCTAAAGCAAACGCATCAAAGTAGTTTAATCGCTCGCTTGCACCAAGTAGTTCCTCACGCTAAGATCAAGGAAATACAGTTTTTGTTAGGATAA
- the gyrB gene encoding DNA topoisomerase (ATP-hydrolyzing) subunit B, whose translation MDAKEKSYDASAITVLEGLQAVRERPGMYIGDTGITGLHHLVYEVVDNSIDEAMAGYCSEIHVRILEDGGITISDNGRGIPIQIHEKESKKQGRDVSALEVVLTVLHAGGKFDKDSYKVSGGLHGVGVSCVNALAEKLVATVYKDKQAYQMEFSRGIPVTALQALGATDKQGTEITFYPDNKIFSSCIFDRSILIKRLRELAFLNRGVTIIFEDDRDVSFDKVVFFYEGGIQSFVSYLNQNKESLFPEPIYISGIRAGDDGDIEFEAALQWNSGYSELIYSYANNIPTRQGGTHLTGFSTALTRVLNAYIKAHNLAKNDKLSLTGEDIREGLTAVVSVKVPNPQFEGQTKQKLGNSDVGSVSQQITGETLTTFFDENPQIAKMIVEKVFIAAQAREAAKKARELTLRKSALDSARLPGKLIDCLEKDPEKCEMYIVEGDSAGGSAKQGRDRRFQAILPIRGKILNVEKARLQKIFQNQEIGTIIAALGCGIGSDNFNLSKLRYRRIIIMTDADVDGSHIRTLLLTFFYRHMTALIENECIYIAQPPLYKVSKKKDFRYILSEKEMDNYLLTLGIGDSKLVFKNGDREISGEALDNFVKLILNVENFIVALEKKAVPFSEFLEMRKETSGYPLYYCPPKSGKQGGRYFHSTEEKDQEILNSEDPDSVKVIELYKIAVFAEIQEELRDYGLDIRHYLNPKDSEMVITNEDSKTLPYTCYTLKEVIDHLKTLGRKGIEIQRYKGLGEMNADQLWDTTMNPEQRTLVRVSLKDAVEADHIFTMLMGEEVPPRREFIENHALSVKMNNLDI comes from the coding sequence ATGGACGCAAAAGAAAAAAGTTACGACGCCTCAGCTATTACCGTTTTAGAAGGGCTTCAAGCCGTTCGTGAGCGTCCTGGGATGTATATTGGAGATACTGGGATTACAGGACTTCATCATTTGGTGTATGAAGTTGTGGATAACAGTATCGACGAAGCTATGGCGGGCTATTGTTCTGAAATCCATGTAAGGATTTTAGAAGATGGCGGTATTACTATATCCGACAACGGTCGAGGTATTCCGATACAGATTCATGAAAAAGAATCTAAAAAACAAGGTAGAGATGTTTCTGCTTTAGAAGTTGTTCTTACTGTACTTCACGCTGGTGGGAAATTTGATAAAGATAGCTACAAAGTTTCCGGAGGATTGCATGGCGTCGGAGTATCTTGTGTTAATGCTTTAGCAGAAAAACTTGTAGCAACGGTTTATAAAGATAAGCAAGCTTATCAAATGGAGTTTTCTAGAGGGATTCCTGTAACAGCTTTACAAGCTTTAGGAGCTACAGATAAGCAAGGAACAGAAATTACTTTCTATCCCGATAATAAAATTTTTTCCTCTTGTATTTTTGATCGCTCTATTCTTATTAAAAGACTAAGGGAGCTCGCGTTCTTAAATCGGGGCGTGACCATCATTTTCGAAGATGATCGTGATGTGAGTTTTGATAAGGTTGTCTTTTTCTATGAAGGAGGAATTCAATCTTTCGTTAGCTATTTAAACCAAAATAAAGAAAGTCTTTTCCCCGAGCCTATTTATATTTCAGGGATTCGAGCAGGGGATGATGGTGACATTGAATTTGAAGCAGCTCTTCAATGGAATTCTGGATATTCTGAATTAATTTATTCTTATGCAAATAATATTCCTACTCGTCAAGGTGGAACACACCTCACAGGATTTTCTACAGCATTAACTCGCGTACTGAATGCTTATATTAAAGCTCACAATCTAGCTAAAAATGATAAGTTGTCATTAACAGGAGAAGATATCCGCGAAGGACTCACCGCGGTAGTTTCTGTTAAAGTGCCCAACCCTCAATTTGAAGGTCAGACTAAGCAAAAACTAGGAAATAGTGATGTGGGCTCTGTATCGCAACAAATCACAGGAGAAACATTAACGACATTTTTTGATGAGAATCCTCAAATTGCAAAGATGATTGTAGAAAAGGTTTTTATTGCAGCTCAAGCTAGAGAGGCTGCGAAAAAAGCCCGAGAGTTGACACTAAGGAAAAGTGCTTTAGATAGTGCACGACTCCCAGGAAAACTTATCGATTGCTTAGAAAAGGATCCTGAAAAATGTGAAATGTACATTGTAGAAGGAGATTCTGCTGGAGGCTCAGCTAAGCAAGGTAGGGATCGTCGTTTCCAAGCTATCCTTCCTATTCGAGGTAAAATCTTAAACGTAGAGAAAGCTCGTTTACAAAAGATTTTCCAAAATCAAGAGATTGGAACGATCATAGCAGCTTTAGGTTGTGGCATTGGTTCGGATAATTTCAATTTAAGTAAGTTGCGTTATCGACGTATAATTATCATGACAGATGCTGATGTTGACGGTTCCCATATCCGCACATTACTATTAACATTTTTCTATCGTCATATGACTGCATTAATTGAAAATGAATGCATTTATATAGCCCAGCCTCCTTTATATAAAGTAAGTAAGAAAAAAGATTTCCGCTATATCCTTTCCGAAAAAGAAATGGATAATTATCTCTTAACGCTAGGAATTGGAGACAGTAAACTTGTTTTCAAGAATGGAGATCGTGAAATAAGCGGAGAGGCACTGGATAACTTTGTAAAGCTAATTTTAAACGTAGAAAATTTTATAGTTGCTTTAGAGAAAAAAGCGGTGCCTTTCTCTGAATTTTTAGAGATGCGAAAAGAAACCTCAGGTTATCCTCTATACTACTGTCCTCCGAAGAGTGGAAAGCAAGGAGGGCGTTACTTCCATTCTACTGAAGAAAAGGATCAAGAAATTCTAAACTCCGAAGATCCTGATTCTGTAAAGGTTATCGAATTATATAAAATAGCAGTTTTTGCAGAGATTCAAGAAGAGCTTCGAGATTACGGTTTGGATATTCGTCATTATCTTAATCCAAAAGATTCTGAGATGGTGATTACAAATGAAGATTCAAAAACGCTTCCCTATACTTGTTATACTTTGAAAGAAGTGATCGATCATCTTAAAACCCTTGGAAGGAAAGGAATAGAAATCCAGCGTTATAAAGGTCTTGGAGAGATGAACGCAGATCAGCTTTGGGATACGACTATGAATCCTGAGCAAAGAACTTTAGTGCGTGTGTCATTGAAAGACGCTGTAGAGGCTGATCATATCTTCACCATGCTTATGGGAGAAGAGGTTCCTCCAAGAAGAGAATTTATCGAAAATCATGCTCTATCAGTTAAGATGAATAATTTAGATATTTAG
- the gyrA gene encoding DNA topoisomerase (ATP-hydrolyzing) subunit A, translated as MFNKEEIIVPKNLEEEMKESYLRYSMSVIISRALPDVRDGLKPSQRRILYAMKQLNLTPGAKHRKCAKICGDTSGDYHPHGESVIYPTLVRMAQNWAMRYPLVDGQGNFGSIDGDPAAAMRYTEARLTHSAIFLMEDLDKDTVDMVSNYDETKHEPVVFPSKFPNLLCNGSSGIAVGMATNIPPHNLGELIEATLLVLSNPNASIEEILEVMPGPDFPTGGLICGGEGIRSTYHTGRGKIKVRARLHVEENADKHRENIILTEMPYNVNKSRLIEQIADLVNDKTLAGISDVRDESDKDGIRVVLELKRGESSEIVINRLYKFTDIQVTFGANMLALDKNLPRTMNIHRMISAWIRHRTEVIRRRTRYELNKAEARAHILEGFLKALSCLDDVVRTIRNSDSKEHAKHQLIENFGFTEYQSVAILELRLYQLTGLEAEKIQKEYDELLNKIAYYKRVLADEGLVKDIIRNELQDIQRVHKTPRRTTIEFDADDIRDIEDIITNEPVIITISGDDYVKRMPIKVFREQKRGGHGVSGFDMKKGSDFLKAVYSASTKDYLLIFTNFGQCYWLKVWQLPEGERRAKGKPIINFLEGIRPGEQLAAVLNVKNFENAGFLFLATKHGVVKKVALDAFSNPRKKGIRALEIDDGDELIAAAHITSEEEKVMLFTRLGMAVRFPHDKVRPMGRTARGVRGVSLKNENDRVVACQIVRDDQSVLVVCDNGFGKRSQVGDFRETNRGGVGVRSILINERNGDVLGAISVTDHDSILLMSAQGQAIRINMQDVRVMGRSTQGVRLVHVKDGDILVAMEKLSLNEDETLSDLEEETTSPQV; from the coding sequence ATGTTTAACAAAGAAGAAATCATTGTCCCTAAAAATCTAGAAGAAGAAATGAAGGAAAGCTACCTTCGTTATTCTATGTCGGTGATTATTTCCCGAGCGCTTCCTGATGTTCGTGATGGTTTGAAACCTTCACAGAGGCGCATTCTTTATGCAATGAAACAGCTAAATCTTACGCCCGGAGCTAAACATCGTAAATGTGCTAAGATTTGCGGTGACACTTCTGGAGACTACCATCCTCATGGTGAAAGTGTTATTTATCCTACACTAGTTCGTATGGCTCAAAATTGGGCGATGCGTTACCCATTGGTAGACGGTCAAGGAAACTTTGGTTCTATTGATGGCGATCCCGCAGCTGCTATGCGTTATACAGAAGCTCGTCTAACCCATAGTGCAATTTTCCTAATGGAAGATTTGGATAAAGATACCGTAGACATGGTCTCGAACTATGATGAAACGAAACACGAGCCCGTCGTTTTTCCGTCGAAATTTCCTAATCTTCTTTGTAACGGTTCTTCGGGTATAGCTGTCGGTATGGCAACAAATATCCCTCCACATAATCTTGGGGAATTAATTGAGGCCACACTACTAGTATTGAGCAATCCCAATGCTTCTATTGAAGAAATATTGGAAGTCATGCCTGGTCCTGATTTCCCCACAGGGGGGCTAATTTGTGGGGGTGAGGGTATTCGCTCTACATACCATACAGGAAGAGGTAAAATAAAAGTCCGTGCACGTCTTCATGTAGAAGAGAATGCGGATAAGCATCGAGAGAATATTATTCTTACTGAGATGCCTTATAATGTAAATAAGTCCAGGTTAATCGAACAAATTGCAGATCTAGTTAATGATAAGACCTTGGCTGGAATTTCAGATGTTCGAGATGAATCAGATAAAGATGGTATCCGAGTTGTTCTTGAGCTAAAGAGAGGGGAATCGTCAGAAATTGTTATCAACCGTCTCTACAAGTTTACTGATATTCAAGTGACTTTTGGAGCAAATATGCTTGCCTTGGATAAAAATCTTCCAAGGACCATGAATATTCATAGAATGATTTCTGCTTGGATACGTCACCGTACGGAAGTTATCCGTAGAAGAACGCGCTATGAATTGAATAAAGCTGAAGCACGTGCGCATATTCTTGAAGGTTTCTTAAAAGCTCTTTCTTGTTTGGACGATGTTGTTCGCACAATTCGCAACAGTGATAGCAAGGAACATGCTAAGCATCAGCTTATTGAGAATTTCGGTTTTACCGAGTATCAATCTGTAGCTATTCTCGAATTGCGTTTGTATCAACTTACAGGATTAGAAGCTGAGAAAATTCAAAAAGAATACGACGAGTTACTAAATAAAATTGCTTATTATAAACGTGTTCTTGCTGATGAGGGTCTAGTCAAAGATATTATTAGAAATGAGCTGCAAGATATTCAGAGAGTCCATAAAACTCCTCGTAGAACTACGATAGAATTTGATGCTGATGATATTCGTGATATTGAAGATATCATCACTAACGAGCCTGTAATTATTACCATATCAGGTGATGATTATGTAAAAAGAATGCCTATAAAAGTCTTTAGAGAGCAGAAACGTGGTGGTCACGGAGTTTCTGGATTCGACATGAAGAAAGGTTCAGATTTCTTAAAAGCGGTATATTCAGCATCCACAAAAGACTACCTATTAATCTTCACTAATTTTGGACAATGTTATTGGCTTAAAGTATGGCAATTGCCCGAAGGTGAAAGACGGGCTAAGGGTAAGCCAATTATTAATTTCCTTGAAGGTATCCGTCCTGGAGAACAACTTGCGGCGGTTCTTAACGTTAAGAATTTTGAAAATGCAGGATTCTTATTCCTGGCAACAAAGCATGGTGTTGTTAAGAAGGTAGCTCTTGATGCCTTCAGCAACCCTAGAAAGAAAGGTATTCGTGCTTTAGAAATAGATGATGGAGATGAACTCATCGCTGCTGCTCATATTACCAGTGAAGAAGAAAAAGTCATGCTCTTTACTAGATTAGGCATGGCAGTACGTTTTCCTCATGATAAAGTGCGTCCTATGGGAAGGACAGCACGTGGTGTACGAGGTGTTTCATTGAAAAATGAAAATGATCGTGTAGTTGCTTGCCAAATTGTTAGGGATGATCAATCTGTTCTTGTTGTTTGCGATAACGGTTTCGGAAAACGTTCTCAGGTAGGAGACTTCCGAGAAACTAATCGTGGTGGTGTTGGAGTACGCTCTATCCTTATTAATGAGAGAAACGGGGATGTTCTTGGGGCTATTTCTGTTACAGATCACGACAGTATCTTATTGATGTCAGCACAAGGGCAAGCTATCCGTATTAATATGCAAGATGTACGTGTTATGGGAAGATCCACTCAGGGTGTGCGCTTAGTTCATGTTAAAGATGGTGATATCCTAGTTGCTATGGAAAAACTCTCTTTAAATGAAGATGAAACTCTATCAGATCTTGAAGAAGAGACTACCTCACCACAAGTATAG
- the tmk gene encoding dTMP kinase, protein MFIVIEGCEGSGKSSLTELLKDRLIAEGKVVVATREPGGSPLGEQVRNLILDPSTISISPYAELFLFLAARAQHVTEKIFPALESGKIVICDRFHDSTIVYQGIAEGLGKDYVTNLCHHVVGEKKFLPNLTCLLDIPPEEGLKRKQQQKSLDKFEDKPLAYHKKIREGFLSLAEARPDSYLILDGRQPIKESLNKVMTAYTELALCK, encoded by the coding sequence GTGTTTATAGTTATTGAAGGATGTGAAGGTTCAGGGAAAAGTTCCTTAACAGAACTTCTAAAAGATAGACTAATAGCTGAGGGGAAAGTAGTTGTCGCCACTAGAGAACCCGGAGGGTCTCCTCTAGGAGAACAGGTGCGTAATTTAATTTTAGATCCATCAACAATATCAATTTCTCCCTATGCAGAATTATTTCTATTTCTTGCTGCACGCGCGCAGCATGTAACTGAAAAAATATTTCCAGCTTTAGAATCAGGAAAAATTGTCATTTGTGATAGATTTCATGACTCTACAATTGTCTATCAGGGAATAGCTGAGGGATTAGGTAAAGATTATGTGACAAACCTTTGTCACCATGTCGTAGGAGAAAAAAAGTTTCTTCCTAATCTTACCTGTCTCCTGGATATTCCTCCTGAAGAAGGACTAAAAAGAAAACAACAGCAAAAATCCTTGGATAAATTCGAAGATAAGCCTTTAGCATATCATAAAAAAATCCGTGAAGGATTTTTATCTCTTGCCGAAGCACGCCCTGATAGCTATCTTATTTTAGATGGGAGGCAACCTATCAAAGAGTCTCTTAATAAAGTTATGACTGCCTATACAGAATTAGCGTTATGCAAATAG
- a CDS encoding DNA polymerase III subunit delta' (catalyzes the DNA-template-directed extension of the 3'-end of a DNA strand; the delta' subunit seems to interact with the gamma subunit to transfer the beta subunit on the DNA) — MQIEEKVVNQPWEALLDNINQGKISHAILLYGNSLTLLSQYAYNLAAHILLKDTPEAQYKISQRIHPDIHEFFPSGKGRLHSIEIPRDIKKEIGILSYEGCYKIYIIHEVDRMTLPAISVFLKVLEDAPSHSVILLTSAKLQRIPATILSRSLSIYIQGDENIAPNKDDIEYLLKYASGKMKITEVGQIVKGSADTDKQVLRDKAKYLLEILLKLFRDRFMLSLNISASAMTYPKYAEDILNLPILPLEKVLIIVEKAYQALDNSSSATSCMEWVALQLSSLNNRFNALT, encoded by the coding sequence ATGCAAATAGAAGAAAAGGTTGTTAATCAACCCTGGGAAGCCTTACTTGATAATATTAATCAAGGGAAGATCTCTCATGCAATTTTATTGTATGGGAATTCGTTAACTTTACTTTCACAATATGCATATAATCTAGCGGCACATATTCTTCTTAAAGATACCCCTGAAGCACAATATAAGATTTCCCAGCGAATCCATCCTGATATTCATGAATTTTTTCCTTCTGGAAAAGGAAGATTACATTCTATAGAGATTCCTAGGGATATCAAAAAGGAGATAGGAATTCTTTCTTATGAAGGGTGTTATAAGATCTATATCATTCATGAAGTAGATCGTATGACTTTACCAGCGATCTCTGTGTTTTTAAAAGTACTTGAAGATGCTCCTTCACATAGTGTCATTTTACTCACATCTGCAAAACTACAACGTATACCTGCTACGATTCTTTCTCGTAGCTTATCTATATATATTCAAGGTGATGAGAATATAGCTCCTAATAAAGATGATATTGAATATCTCTTAAAATATGCTTCTGGAAAAATGAAAATCACAGAAGTAGGACAAATAGTTAAAGGCAGCGCTGATACAGATAAGCAAGTGCTTAGAGATAAAGCGAAATACCTTTTAGAAATCCTTCTTAAGCTATTTAGAGATCGATTTATGCTTTCTTTAAATATTAGCGCAAGCGCGATGACATATCCTAAATATGCTGAGGATATTCTTAACCTACCCATACTACCTTTAGAAAAGGTGTTGATTATTGTGGAGAAAGCTTACCAAGCTTTGGATAACTCTTCATCAGCGACAAGTTGTATGGAATGGGTTGCCTTACAACTCTCATCACTGAATAATCGTTTTAACGCGTTAACTTAA
- a CDS encoding alpha/beta hydrolase family protein, which produces MEYSFFRRKFAGLDAIVCPGDPDDPVIVFCHGYGADADNLAFFPSACPFKGVRPTWIFPHGIEQLPYEFGGGRAWFPLDVPLFQSLISNPDITPETEQQYQKLFNIDFEKPKTALENLIEELDRPRYDVILGGFSQGAMMTTHLVLSSKIPYRGALIYSGALLLDKGWENNVNLCAKVPFIQSHGYQDTILPYYHGERLNKLLSSRLHGEFISFNGGHEIPALVLQRMQETIPLWTSALS; this is translated from the coding sequence ATGGAGTATTCATTTTTTCGTCGTAAGTTTGCTGGATTAGACGCTATAGTATGTCCTGGAGATCCCGATGATCCTGTTATTGTTTTTTGTCATGGTTATGGAGCAGACGCTGATAACCTAGCATTTTTTCCTTCAGCCTGCCCTTTCAAAGGTGTACGCCCTACATGGATATTTCCCCATGGGATAGAACAACTTCCTTATGAATTTGGTGGCGGAAGAGCATGGTTTCCTTTAGATGTTCCTTTATTTCAAAGTTTGATTTCGAATCCTGATATTACTCCAGAAACAGAGCAACAATATCAAAAATTATTTAATATTGATTTTGAAAAGCCAAAAACAGCTTTAGAAAATCTTATTGAAGAGTTGGACCGTCCTAGATATGACGTTATTCTTGGAGGATTCAGTCAAGGTGCTATGATGACCACACATCTTGTACTATCTTCTAAAATTCCCTATCGAGGAGCTTTAATTTATTCTGGAGCTTTATTACTCGACAAAGGTTGGGAAAATAATGTGAATCTTTGTGCTAAAGTTCCCTTTATTCAAAGTCATGGATATCAAGATACCATTCTCCCCTATTATCATGGTGAAAGATTAAATAAACTCTTATCCTCACGTCTACATGGAGAGTTTATTTCTTTTAATGGAGGTCATGAGATTCCTGCTCTTGTCTTACAAAGAATGCAAGAAACTATTCCTTTATGGACAAGCGCTTTAAGTTAA